The following coding sequences are from one Granulicella arctica window:
- the yiaK gene encoding 3-dehydro-L-gulonate 2-dehydrogenase, giving the protein MLRVPFADLYAALHRGMLALGLTGERAELCARLFAETTRDGVYTHGLNRFPRFTSMVNNGSVDVHAQPERIARIGGLERWDAHLGPGNLAAYASMNRAIELSRQHGLGAVALANTTHWMRAGTYGWLAAEAGVFGICWTNTMPNLPPWGATTAALGNNPIVLAVPRLNDNGEPAHIVLDVAMSQFSYGAIDSYRKRGELLPVDGGFDTAGNLTRDPEAIHASQRALPIGYWKGSGLSMTLDLFAAMLSGGQATNQIPRDPTRESGVSQFFLAIDPSSFASSTELKRIADGVLASVHDATPVEPGKPARYPGEQTLLIREENMRLGVPVDPDIWHQLTVSD; this is encoded by the coding sequence ATGCTCCGCGTTCCCTTCGCCGACCTTTACGCCGCCCTCCATCGTGGCATGCTCGCCCTCGGCCTCACCGGCGAACGCGCCGAACTCTGCGCCCGCCTCTTCGCCGAAACCACTCGCGACGGCGTTTATACCCATGGCCTCAACCGCTTCCCTCGCTTCACCTCGATGGTGAACAACGGCAGCGTCGACGTCCATGCTCAGCCCGAGCGCATCGCCAGAATCGGTGGCCTCGAGCGCTGGGATGCCCACCTCGGCCCCGGCAATCTCGCCGCCTACGCCTCCATGAACCGCGCCATTGAGCTCTCCCGCCAGCATGGTCTCGGCGCCGTCGCCCTCGCCAACACCACCCACTGGATGCGCGCAGGAACCTACGGCTGGCTCGCCGCGGAGGCAGGCGTCTTTGGCATCTGCTGGACCAACACCATGCCCAACCTTCCGCCCTGGGGAGCCACCACCGCAGCCCTCGGCAACAACCCCATCGTCCTCGCCGTGCCCCGCCTCAACGACAACGGAGAGCCTGCCCACATCGTCCTCGACGTCGCCATGTCCCAGTTCTCCTATGGAGCCATCGACTCCTATCGCAAGCGCGGCGAGCTTCTCCCCGTCGACGGTGGCTTCGACACCGCAGGCAACCTCACCCGCGACCCAGAAGCCATCCACGCCTCGCAGCGCGCTCTGCCCATCGGCTACTGGAAGGGCTCCGGTCTCTCCATGACGCTCGATCTCTTCGCCGCCATGCTCTCCGGCGGGCAGGCCACCAATCAGATTCCCCGCGACCCCACCCGCGAATCCGGCGTCTCTCAATTCTTCCTCGCCATCGATCCGTCCAGCTTCGCCTCCTCCACAGAGCTCAAGCGCATCGCCGACGGCGTCCTCGCCTCCGTCCACGACGCAACACCAGTAGAACCCGGCAAACCGGCCCGCTATCCCGGCGAGCAAACGCTCCTCATCCGCGAAGAGAACATGCGCCTCGGAGTACCCGTCGATCCCGATATCTGGCATCAGCTCACGGTGTCCGATTAG
- a CDS encoding FecR domain-containing protein: protein MLRLNVALLLSLATLCAPVFGQGASPARPGTLNYVEGQASLEGRQLSPRAIGHAELHPGEFLATANGKAEILLTPGVFLRLGNDSTVKMIAPDLTHTEVQLTRGRASVEADQLYPQNDILINLNNGQVQLLKNGLYEFDASNGTVRVFDGKAAVYKTIAPQANEKPIDVKSGKQLTLANASIKPISFDRKRSEDDLYNWSSLRSEYLGEDNIDLAYQYAGAPGFAPGWFWDSAAYDYTWLPGDGLFWSPFGYGFYSPYYIYGGGYIYGGYHGGYGGRPGYPNRGGIARGSVTSSHSAGNFGGGGFHGSAVGGGFHGGGGGGGHR, encoded by the coding sequence ATGCTAAGGCTGAATGTAGCTCTCCTGCTTTCCCTGGCGACTCTGTGCGCGCCCGTCTTCGGACAAGGCGCGAGCCCAGCTCGTCCAGGTACATTAAATTACGTGGAAGGTCAGGCCTCGCTAGAGGGCCGACAGCTTTCACCCCGCGCCATCGGTCACGCCGAACTGCATCCCGGAGAGTTTCTCGCTACCGCGAATGGCAAGGCAGAGATTCTGCTGACGCCCGGTGTCTTCCTTCGTCTCGGCAACGACAGCACCGTCAAGATGATCGCGCCGGACCTCACCCACACTGAAGTACAACTCACCCGCGGACGCGCCAGCGTCGAAGCCGACCAGCTCTACCCGCAGAACGACATCCTGATCAACCTGAACAATGGACAGGTCCAGCTTCTGAAGAACGGCCTCTACGAATTCGACGCAAGCAACGGCACCGTACGCGTCTTCGATGGCAAGGCCGCCGTATACAAAACCATTGCACCACAAGCAAATGAGAAACCAATCGACGTAAAGAGCGGCAAACAACTCACGCTTGCGAATGCGTCGATCAAGCCGATCAGCTTCGACAGAAAACGCTCAGAGGACGACCTCTATAACTGGAGCAGCCTCCGTTCCGAGTATCTTGGCGAAGACAATATCGATCTCGCCTATCAATACGCTGGCGCACCTGGCTTTGCCCCAGGCTGGTTCTGGGATTCGGCAGCATATGACTACACATGGCTCCCCGGTGACGGACTCTTCTGGAGCCCCTTCGGCTATGGCTTCTACTCGCCCTACTATATCTATGGCGGAGGCTACATCTACGGCGGCTATCATGGCGGCTACGGTGGTCGTCCCGGCTACCCCAATCGTGGTGGCATCGCTCGCGGTTCAGTCACCAGCAGCCACAGCGCCGGAAACTTCGGCGGCGGCGGTTTCCATGGCAGCGCTGTCGGCGGTGGCTTCCACGGCGGTGGTGGCGGCGGCGGCCATCGCTAA